From the Euphorbia lathyris chromosome 6, ddEupLath1.1, whole genome shotgun sequence genome, one window contains:
- the LOC136232088 gene encoding 8-hydroxyquercetin 8-O-methyltransferase-like, protein MDSQKAEEQLKAQVHLYNHIFKYMNSMSLKCAVELNIADTIHNHGKPINLPQLASSLQIHPTKINSLYRLMRILVFSGFFSTVKIPNNQEQDQDQDQEQEQEAYVLTTSSKLLVTENPNCLTPFVNSLLKLDFVSPGHMLGDWFVGEEVTVFEKAHGMAFWEYNERNPEFNELFNGAMACDSKMMNLVIRDCKPIFKGVNSMVDVGGGNGSLARIISESFPSMKCTVLELPQVISNLQGTKNLEFLGGDMFQHIPSADCVLLKLIMHGWSDEECVKILKKCKEAIGKGGKVIVIDLVINEKKDTHESTETKLLFDMLMMFVATGKERSVKEWENLFLKAGFSHYKFNPLLGLRSLIEVYP, encoded by the exons ATGGATTCCCAGAAAGCAGAAGAACAATTAAAAGCTCAAGTTCATCTATACAATCACATATTCAAGTACATGAATTCCATGTCCCTTAAATGTGCAGTTGAGCTCAACATAGCAGACACAATACACAACCATGGAAAACCCATAAATCTTCCCCAATTAGCCTCTTCCCTTCAAATCCACCCCACAAAAATCAACAGCCTCTACCGCCTGATGCGAATTCTAGTCTTTTCTGGCTTCTTTTCCACTGTCAAAATTCCAAATAACCAAGAacaagatcaagatcaagatcaagaacaagaacaagaagCCTATGTTCTAACAACATCTTCTAAACTTCTTGTGACAGAAAATCCAAATTGCTTAACACCCTTTGTAAATTCACTGCTCAAGCTTGATTTTGTGAGTCCTGGGCATATGTTGGGTGATTGGTTTGTGGGGGAAGAAGTGACTGTTTTTGAAAAAGCACATGGAATGGCATTTTGGGAGTATAATGAGAGGAACCCAGAATTTAATGAGTTGTTTAATGGAGCAATGGCTTGTGATTCAAAGATGATGAATTTGGTGATTAGAGATTGTAAACCAATTTTTAAAGGGGTGAATTCTATGGTTGATGTTGGAGGGGGTAATGGTTCACTTGCTAGGATTATTTCTGAGTCTTTTCCTAGTATGAAATGCACAGTTCTTGAACTTCCACAGGTTATTTCTAATTTACAAGGCACTAAGAATTTGGAATTCCTCGGCGGTGACATGTTTCAGCATATTCCTTCTGCAGATTGCGTCTTACTTAAG TTGATAATGCACGGTTGGAGTGATGAAGAGTGCGTGAAGATATTAAAGAAATGCAAAGAGGCTATTGGGAAGGGAGGAAAGGTGATAGTGATAGATTTGGTGATAAATGAGAAGAAAGACACACATGAATCCACTGAAACAAAGCTGCTTTTTGAcatgttgatgatgtttgttGCCACTGGTAAAGAAAGAAGTGTCAAAGAATGGGAAAACCTGTTTTTAAAAGCAGGTTTCAGTCATTACAAGTTTAACCCATTGCTTGGTTTAAGGTCCCTCATTGAGGTTTATCCTTAA